The segment cccccagggccctggcagagcacgAGCCGTGCTGTTtccccccagcctgcccacggccagcctggggctgctgacgggggttttctgtgctgagcattggcctggccgtgttcttgagagagcctgggcaaggagcctggagcccccaggccctggcctgaggcgtcagcgctgccccagcagtgcccatggcctgtccctgctgcagccccggcactgccacccccaggactgtgcccggccccgagagcactcaggccctgcagcaacaccagggccaccagggcagcggggcagggccacgggagcagcactggcaacaccaagtgctgctgctgctgctgggcacagctgctgtgccagcactgatctgcccccagctctgcacacagacattgctgctgcagctccagagaaggcaacaaaagggcagctctgcagaaaactctgctgggacATCCTTTAGTTCCTTTAAAGTCACTGAGAGCACAGCCCCtcattgacacagtctgtggccacagggaaGTTGGtgggaaacaaaatgaaaagtggAACAAATGAAGACATTTCCTTGTGGAcaatatttaaaagtaaaataaagaaaaagaacctgcaaaacaaaaccaacaaggagTATCAAAGATTACTTTTATTACAAGTGATTGGCAGAAACTGGCCAGCAGTTTAATGTTTCCGAAAGCATCCAGGCATCagtctccacactgcagccttgagctcctggttcctcaggctgtagatgagggggttcaggcCTGGAGGCACCActgagtacagaactgacagggccagatccagggatggggaggacatGGAGGGGGGCTTCAAGTAGGCAaacactgcagtgctggcaAACAGAGAGACCACGGCCAGGTGAGGGatgcaggtggaaaaggctttgtgccgtccctgctcagaggggatcctcagcacagccctgaagatctgcacataggagaaaacaatgaacacaaaacaacaaaatgccaAACACACACTAAGAGCAAGAAGCCCAAGTTCCCTGAGgtaggatttggagcaggagatcttgaggatctgtgggatttcacagaagaactggcccagggcattgccatggcacaggggcaaggaaaatgtattggctgtGTGCAGCAGTGAATagagaaaggcactggcccaggcagctgctgccatgtaggcacaagctctgctgcccacgagggtcccgtagtgcaggggtttgcagatggacacgtagcggtcgtagcacatgatggtcaggagggaaaactctgctgagatgaagaacataaagaaaaagatctgtgcagcacatcctgtgtaggagatggtgctggtgtcccagagggaattgtgcatggctttggggacagtggtgcaggtggagcccaggtcgctgagggccaggttgagcaggaagaag is part of the Vidua macroura isolate BioBank_ID:100142 chromosome 30, ASM2450914v1, whole genome shotgun sequence genome and harbors:
- the LOC128820700 gene encoding olfactory receptor 14A16-like — encoded protein: MSNSSSISHFLLLALAETRQLQLLHFCLLLGISLAALLGNGLIISAGACGHHLHTPMFFFLLNLALSDLGSTCTTVPKAMHNSLWDTSTISYTGCAAQIFFFMFFISAEFSLLTIMCYDRYVSICKPLHYGTLVGSRACAYMAAAAWASAFLYSLLHTANTFSLPLCHGNALGQFFCEIPQILKISCSKSYLRELGLLALSVCLAFCCFVFIVFSYVQIFRAVLRIPSEQGRHKAFSTCIPHLAVVSLFASTAVFAYLKPPSMSSPSLDLALSVLYSVVPPGLNPLIYSLRNQELKAAVWRLMPGCFRKH